A single genomic interval of Procambarus clarkii isolate CNS0578487 chromosome 61, FALCON_Pclarkii_2.0, whole genome shotgun sequence harbors:
- the LOC138354088 gene encoding cuticle protein 7-like, whose translation MSLKVILVAALAAVTMAELPPYNPPVNSYNPPPPSYKHPAPSYNPPAGNPKYDFNWKVKDDPSGNDFGHQESRDGYNTQGAYYVLLPDGRLQRVSYTVNGDSGYVAQVEYEGEAQYPAYQPSYKPSPSYQPAPSYQPAPSYKPTPTYKPTPVYA comes from the exons ATGTCGCTCAAG GTAATCCTCGTGGCAGCCCTGGCAGCCGTTACGATGGCTGAGCTTCCTCCCTACAACCCTCCAGTTAACTCCTATAACCCTCCACCTCCCTCCTACAAACATCCAGCTCCCTCCTACAACCCTCCAGCT GGCAATCCCAAGTACGACTTCAACTGGAAAGTGAAGGACGACCCGTCAGGTAACGACTTCGGCCACCAGGAGTCTCGTGACGGCTACAACACTCAGGGCGCCTACTATGTCCTGCTTCCCGACGGTCGTCTACAGAGGGTTTCCTACACCGTGAACGGCGACTCTGGCTATGTGGCTCAAGTTGAATATGAGGGTGAAGCCCAGTACCCAGCCTACCAGCCTAGCTACAAGCCTTCCCCCAGCTACCAGCCCGCTCCCAGCTACCAGCCCGCTCCCAGCTAtaaacctacacccacctacaagcCAACTCCAGTGTATGCCTAA
- the LOC138354094 gene encoding pro-resilin-like, protein MSLKVILVAALAAVTMAELPPYNPPVNSYNPPPPSYKHPAPSYNPPAGNPKYDFNWKVKDDPSGNDFGHQESRDGYNTQGAYYVLLPDGRLQRVSYTVNGDSGYVAQVEYEGEAQYPAYQPSYKPSPSYQPDPSYKPTPTYKPTPVYA, encoded by the exons ATGTCGCTCAAG GTAATCCTCGTGGCAGCCCTGGCAGCCGTTACAATGGCTGAGCTTCCTCCCTACAACCCTCCAGTTAACTCCTATAACCCTCCACCTCCCTCCTACAAACATCCAGCTCCCTCCTACAACCCTCCAGCT GGCAATCCCAAGTACGACTTCAACTGGAAAGTGAAGGACGACCCGTCAGGTAACGACTTCGGCCACCAGGAGTCTCGTGACGGCTACAACACTCAGGGCGCCTACTATGTGCTGCTTCCCGACGGTCGTCTACAGAGGGTTTCCTACACCGTGAACGGCGACTCTGGCTATGTGGCTCAAGTTGAATATGAGGGTGAAGCCCAGTACCCAGCCTACCAGCCTAGCTACAAGCCTTCCCCCAGCTACCAGCCCGATCCCAGCTAtaaacctacacccacctacaagcCAACTCCAGTGTATGCCTAA
- the LOC138354093 gene encoding cuticle protein 7-like encodes MSLKVILVAALAAVTMAELPPYNPPVNSYNPPPPSYKLPAPSYNPPAGNPKYDFNWKVKDDPSGNDFGHQESRDGYNTQGAYYVLLPDGRLQRVSYTVNGDSGYVAQVEYEGEAQYPAYQPSYKPSPSYQPAPSYKPTPTYKPTPVYA; translated from the exons ATGTCGCTCAAG GTAATCCTCGTGGCAGCCCTGGCAGCCGTTACGATGGCTGAGCTTCCTCCCTACAACCCTCCAGTTAACTCCTATAACCCTCCACCTCCCTCCTACAAACTTCCAGCTCCCTCCTACAACCCTCCAGCT GGCAATCCCAAGTACGACTTCAACTGGAAAGTGAAGGACGACCCATCAGGTAACGACTTCGGCCACCAGGAGTCTCGTGACGGCTACAACACTCAGGGCGCCTACTATGTGCTGCTTCCCGACGGTCGTCTACAGAGGGTTTCCTACACCGTGAACGGCGACTCTGGCTATGTGGCTCAAGTTGAATATGAGGGTGAAGCCCAGTACCCAGCCTACCAGCCTAGCTACAAGCCTTCCCCCAGCTACCAGCCCGCTCCCAGCTAtaaacctacacccacctacaagcCAACTCCAGTGTATGCCTAA
- the LOC138354085 gene encoding cuticle protein 7-like: protein MSLKVILVAALAAVTMAELPPYNPPVNSYNPPPPSYKHPAPSYNPPAGNPKYDFNWKVKDDPSGNDFGHQESRDGYNTQGAYYVLLPDGRLQRVSYTVNGDSGYVAQVEYEGEAQYPAYQPSYKPSPSYQPAPSYQPAPSYKPTPTYKPTPVYA, encoded by the exons ATGTCGCTCAAG GTAATCCTCGTGGCAGCCCTGGCAGCCGTTACGATGGCTGAGCTTCCTCCCTACAACCCTCCAGTTAACTCCTATAACCCTCCACCTCCCTCCTACAAACATCCAGCTCCCTCCTACAACCCTCCAGCT GGCAATCCCAAGTACGACTTCAACTGGAAAGTGAAGGACGACCCATCAGGTAACGACTTCGGCCACCAGGAGTCTCGTGACGGCTACAACACTCAGGGCGCCTACTATGTCCTGCTTCCCGACGGTCGTCTACAGAGGGTTTCCTACACCGTGAACGGCGACTCTGGCTATGTGGCTCAAGTTGAATATGAGGGTGAAGCCCAGTACCCAGCCTACCAGCCTAGCTACAAGCCTTCCCCCAGCTACCAGCCCGCTCCCAGCTACCAGCCCGCTCCCAGCTAtaaacctacacccacctacaagcCAACTCCAGTGTATGCCTAA
- the LOC138354092 gene encoding cuticle protein 8-like → MSLKVILVAALAAVTMAELPPYNPPVNSYNPPPPSYKHPAPSYNPPAGNPKYDFNWKVKDDPSGNDFGHQETRDGYNTQGAYYVLLPDGRQQRVSYTVNGDSGYVAQVEYEGEAQYPAYQPSYKPSPSYQPAPSYKPTPIYKPTPVYA, encoded by the exons ATGTCGCTCAAG GTAATCCTCGTGGCAGCCCTGGCAGCCGTTACGATGGCTGAGCTTCCTCCCTACAACCCTCCAGTTAACTCCTATAACCCTCCACCTCCCTCCTACAAACATCCAGCTCCCTCCTACAACCCTCCAGCT GGCAATCCCAAGTACGACTTCAACTGGAAAGTGAAGGACGACCCATCAGGTAACGACTTCGGCCACCAGGAGACTCGTGACGGCTACAACACTCAGGGCGCCTACTATGTGCTGCTTCCCGACGGTCGTCAACAGAGGGTTTCCTACACCGTGAACGGCGACTCTGGCTATGTGGCTCAAGTTGAATATGAGGGTGAAGCCCAGTACCCAGCCTACCAGCCTAGCTACAAGCCTTCCCCCAGCTACCAGCCCGCTCCCAGCTATAAACCTACACCCATCTACAAGCCAACTCCAGTGTATGCCTAA
- the LOC138354091 gene encoding cuticle protein 7-like — MSLKVILVAALAAVTMAELPPYNPPVNSYNPPPPSYKHPAPSYNPPAGNPKYDFNWKVKDDPSGNDFGHHESRDGYNTQGAYYVLLPDGRLQRVSYTVNGDSGYVAQVEYEGEAQYPAYQPSYKPSPSYQPAPSYKPTPIYKPTPVYA, encoded by the exons ATGTCGCTCAAG GTAATCCTCGTGGCAGCCCTGGCAGCCGTTACGATGGCTGAGCTTCCTCCCTACAACCCTCCAGTTAACTCCTATAACCCTCCACCTCCCTCCTACAAACATCCAGCTCCCTCCTACAACCCTCCAGCT GGCAATCCCAAGTACGACTTCAACTGGAAAGTGAAGGACGACCCATCAGGTAACGACTTCGGCCACCATGAGTCTCGTGACGGCTATAACACTCAGGGCGCCTACTATGTGCTGCTTCCCGACGGTCGTCTACAGAGGGTTTCCTACACCGTGAACGGCGACTCTGGCTATGTGGCTCAAGTTGAATATGAGGGTGAAGCCCAGTACCCAGCCTACCAGCCTAGCTACAAGCCTTCCCCCAGCTACCAGCCCGCTCCCAGCTATAAACCTACACCCATCTACAAGCCAACTCCAGTGTATGCCTAA
- the LOC138354138 gene encoding cuticle protein 8-like: protein STSLLQTSSSLYNPPAGNPKYDFNWKVKDDPSGNDFGHQESRDGYNTQGAYYVLLPDGRLQRVSYTVNGDSGYVAQVEYEGEAQYPAYQPSYKPSPSYLPAPSYKPTPTYKPTPVYA, encoded by the exons TCCACCTCCCTCCTACAAACATCCAGCTCCCTCTACAACCCTCCAGCT GGCAATCCCAAGTACGACTTCAACTGGAAAGTGAAGGACGACCCATCAGGTAACGACTTCGGCCACCAGGAGTCTCGTGACGGCTACAACACTCAGGGCGCCTACTATGTGCTGCTTCCCGACGGTCGTCTACAGAGGGTTTCCTACACCGTGAACGGCGACTCTGGCTATGTGGCTCAAGTTGAATATGAGGGTGAAGCCCAGTACCCAGCCTACCAGCCTAGCTACAAGCCTTCCCCCAGCTACCTGCCCGCTCCCAGCTAtaaacctacacccacctacaagcCAACTCCAGTGTATGCCTAA